A genomic window from Lotus japonicus ecotype B-129 chromosome 1, LjGifu_v1.2 includes:
- the LOC130730689 gene encoding zeatin O-glucosyltransferase-like, translating to MASCHQSLPGKIHSSSSSCCFDEHQVVVVMVPFPEQGHLNSLLNLSRLILSHNIPVHFVGTATHNRQATLRVQGWDPNSISNIHFHDFKVPSFASTPPNPNTETKMPSHTNPSFEVSSHFRAPLVALLQSLSSVARRVIVIRDSLVASVAQDAKNIANVENYTFHCTCAFNLFLYYWEEMGKPPLEIGHILEVPSLEGCFTHQMIEIMIEQSEFVKFNDGNIYNTTREIERPYMEFMESITGSSKHWALGPFNPLTIENKKSRHFIMEWLDRQEPKSVIYVSFGSTTTFTEEQIEQIANGLEQSKQKFIWVLRDADKKYIFGGDKVKEYDLPNRFETRVEGMGRVVRDWAPQLEILNHPSTGGFMSHCGWNSCMESMSMGVPIAAWPMQFDQPRNSVLITHVLKVGLVVKDWAQRDELVTASVIENAVRRLMETKEGDEMRERAMNLKNAIHRSMDEGGVSRMEMESFIAHIAR from the coding sequence ATGGCTTCTTGCCACCAAAGTTTGCCAGGAAAAATCCATAGTAGCAGCAGCAGCTGCTGCTTTGATGAACACCAAGTGGTGGTGGTTATGGTACCTTTCCCTGAACAAGGACATCTCAATTCACTCCTGAACTTGTCACGCCTCATTTTGTCACACAACATACCTGTTCATTTTGTTGGCACAGCCACTCACAATCGTCAAGCCACACTTCGTGTCCAAGGTTGGGACCCAAACTCCATTTCAAACATCCATTTCCATGATTTCAAAGTTCCTTCATTTGCTTCTACTCCTCCTAACCCCAATACTGAAACCAAAATGCCATCTCACACGAATCCTTCCTTTGAAGTCTCTTCACATTTTCGTGCGCCTTTGGTAGCCCTTCTCCAATCCCTTTCATCTGTGGCTAGAAGGGTCATAGTGATCCGTGACTCCCTCGTGGCATCAGTGGCACAAGATGCTAAAAACATAGCAAATGTTGAGAATTACACATTTCACTGCACCTGTGCCTTCAACCTCTTCCTGTACTATTGGGAGGAGATGGGCAAACCTCCACTAGAAATCGGACATATACTAGAAGTTCCTTCTCTGGAAGGATGCTTCACCCACCAAATGATAGAAATTATGATTGAACAAAGTGAGTTCGTGAAATTCAACGATGGAAACATATACAACACAACCAGAGAAATTGAAAGGCCTTACATGGAGTTTATGGAAAGCATCACTGGTAGCAGCAAGCATTGGGCACTTGGGCCCTTCAACCCTCTAACTATTGAGAATAAGAAATCAAGGCACTTTATCATGGAGTGGCTTGATAGACAAGAGCCAAAATCTGTTATATATGTATCTTTTGGGtcaacaacaaccttcacagaGGAACAAATTGAACAGATAGCAAATGGATTGGAACAAAGCAAGCAAAAATTTATCTGGGTGCTGAGAGATGCTGATAAAAAATACATCTTTGGTGGAGATAAAGTAAAAGAATATGATCTTCCAAATAGGTTTGAAACGAGAGTTGAAGGCATGGGGCGAGTTGTCAGAGACTGGGCGCCCCAATTGGAAATTCTAAACCACCCTTCAACAGGAGGGTTTATGAGTCACTGTGGATGGAATTCCTGCATGGAGAGCATGTCCATGGGGGTGCCAATAGCAGCATGGCCTATGCAATTTGACCAGCCAAGAAATAGTGTTTTGATAACTCATGTGCTAAAGGTTGGTTTGGTAGTGAAGGACTGGGCTCAAAGAGATGAGTTGGTGACCGCTTCAGTTATTGAGAATGCAGTGAGAAGGTTGATGGAAACAAAGGAAGGAGATGAGATGCGAGAGAGAGCAATGAACCTTAAAAATGCCATCCATAGGTCCATGGATGAAGGTGGAGTCTCTCGTATGGAAATGGAATCTTTCATTGCTCATATAGCTAGATAG